The following are encoded in a window of Candidatus Aegiribacteria sp. genomic DNA:
- a CDS encoding fibronectin type III domain-containing protein, whose product MKSENSRALCIISVLLVMFSTAAYAGIQIDPTAQVEDLAITEILLEGVEYDRLELSSCEYRLESEAPGSPSMPYRQMFFMLPPGQMIDEIRIVNPVWETLDGKYLIEPAQAYLSSEYLFTPPDEAIYNSRNAYPSNPVLVIDQGSCMGFGVTSVRVFPVRFSPLSGEVQVLTGGICQVSFEVADFHLTFPQRITRDGQLSRNRFVKKLVCNSEDMARYGYSIPEASFDDGGPLNITMRPVMGSDPVKMVIITNEELLNYFEKLAKIRTKQGIVTVVRTVEWIENEGGYPGRDTQERIRNFVRDCYNYWDTEAVLLGGDDHVVPARRITKYPGHYRNIPEDEYYGDMSEYDWINSSTGEWKPPTSDLFFEVWVGRWPADNASDVSVLLSKLNSYEYSPPAGFGRRALFAASDSDNGFCPADDFYDIYTGILAAGHLNVGGSLDEIYQLYNPIHNHIPEWHGDDLMSKVNYLAELDSGYNILLHGDHSGIHNMGAGWHEKQLFESNLLALANYGAASIVWHVACLSGHFEDADCISEVAVLSDNNDNAFVAIVSSPRMQPYNSDVEYFMDGLYPYMTGSSIEMKYLGEAFTYAENCDYNTYVANLFGDPFMFVWRDDPDQLSVSTPLINQNAGTFNLSATVSCSGTPVRNALVCVYKEGEIYTEATTDLMGCVTFTDLTALAPGNLYVTAVKRDGSGNEVVNYIPDEAIVSIVQSTGVMLDLNDLAVDDGDEGELNPGETVYLDLTTLNTGLTGATNVDATLSCSDSRIAILDGNCSVGSVPAGFSVLSDNAFQIELEDNPANLDPVLLSVQHSCGWDDWTSEWVLDVYSGEVVMPVYELEAVHEAGNTQLSIHVDRIVMANTGRGNISNLTLTAENFYPVPGFIVTGDLSESITGIQGGSGIELTDPLLVRMVDIPVSNPWADPHLTGCTFDLTLTDAWGNMYQSVTVDLEGILSSSTPAAPTDLALHAATDSTLVMEWNASSATNEFFVRYRYTGSIGSWNMLQWSPVPTENAIIDQLDPAKEYVIRVTGIDELGRESDYVETSEVTCLEILASTQMNGTCAGPVVFDDCMYAVTSNGYFYRWDLSSNGLPTSTFYAEYSFTGCAAGDVDNDGDTDLVAGAISESVPGKVYVIIFENDGHGSMSLAYEIETSDPGQTLRECIGIPVLVQADNGYLEIALVTSTVFYSSPGTTWFHVWRYESDSDSWGELFTGGPQVFAYGNNHLSYTPPVSIGDFDSDGNQEMAVATNNSSAKPTLYIYDLVPSATCTSVQLTRDENYNVRTTLASAKHGGKTYVAGVLAWHQSGSDLEKRRLFLVDLSMHPFQVSLTPEESLSRFNYSDQFGGGPAFARINGDLIPDLVCCLSDRVKVWRLNLTEISSSPEMELDPIFMNFDQNITPTVVNGRLNSDICIGIGYSTRNYGFTASPSFHLIPGLPMYSMDQVFAAPLIGDYKGNSNLEMMIMDNSGQLRILDLDASPGSAEWPVLQHDNQRTGFFNFTVLDSGPDLSIYSIEQCENASIDIDNSVSFTVTVEVTGTDDNCQEAVLAESAMECCMICETAEASTVQRERAFDTAVSTFLVKAYVNNCEVASEQMILVDGYQDVIFSLPAHSAEGVVFVVDPDNRVAECDESNNSTETRTTTGTGVLSVSFENPVNGRITASITNTTPNLHVLTGALYSLDGRLVAKETIELQPNAVRMVELFDKDLPSGFYAIRLEYAGIQETIRLILLD is encoded by the coding sequence ATGAAATCGGAAAACAGCAGAGCGCTCTGCATCATTTCTGTACTGCTCGTAATGTTCAGTACAGCAGCATATGCTGGAATCCAGATCGATCCAACCGCACAGGTCGAGGATCTGGCAATCACGGAAATCTTGCTGGAGGGAGTTGAATACGATCGTCTTGAACTATCATCCTGTGAGTACCGCCTTGAGTCCGAAGCTCCGGGATCTCCTTCCATGCCGTACCGGCAAATGTTCTTCATGCTTCCTCCAGGGCAAATGATAGATGAAATCAGAATCGTGAATCCCGTATGGGAAACACTTGATGGAAAATATCTGATCGAACCTGCTCAGGCGTATCTGAGTTCGGAGTATTTGTTCACTCCACCTGACGAAGCGATTTACAACAGCAGGAATGCATACCCGTCCAATCCGGTATTGGTGATAGATCAGGGAAGCTGCATGGGGTTCGGCGTGACTTCCGTCAGGGTATTCCCCGTCAGATTCTCACCTCTCAGCGGTGAAGTCCAGGTTCTCACAGGCGGAATATGCCAGGTCTCGTTCGAGGTTGCGGATTTCCACCTCACTTTTCCCCAGCGGATTACCAGGGATGGCCAGCTGTCCCGTAACCGGTTCGTAAAGAAGCTGGTCTGCAATAGCGAGGACATGGCAAGATACGGATACTCAATTCCGGAAGCCTCCTTCGACGACGGCGGACCCTTGAACATCACCATGAGGCCGGTCATGGGAAGCGATCCGGTCAAGATGGTGATCATCACTAACGAGGAATTGCTGAACTATTTCGAAAAGCTGGCAAAGATTCGCACAAAGCAGGGAATCGTCACTGTAGTTAGAACGGTCGAGTGGATAGAGAACGAAGGCGGGTATCCCGGGCGGGACACTCAGGAGAGAATCCGGAACTTCGTAAGGGACTGCTACAACTACTGGGATACCGAAGCAGTACTGCTCGGCGGCGACGACCACGTAGTTCCGGCGAGAAGGATTACGAAATATCCAGGCCATTACAGGAACATACCTGAAGACGAGTACTACGGTGACATGAGTGAATACGACTGGATAAACTCATCCACAGGAGAGTGGAAACCACCAACCTCCGATCTCTTCTTCGAAGTATGGGTCGGACGGTGGCCGGCGGATAACGCATCTGACGTTTCCGTGCTACTATCGAAACTTAACAGCTACGAATACAGTCCTCCGGCAGGATTCGGACGCAGGGCGCTCTTCGCCGCGTCTGACTCCGATAACGGGTTCTGCCCTGCTGACGACTTCTACGATATCTACACAGGCATCCTCGCTGCCGGTCACCTGAACGTAGGCGGGTCTCTGGATGAGATCTACCAGCTGTACAATCCTATACACAATCATATACCCGAGTGGCATGGCGACGATCTCATGAGCAAGGTCAACTACCTTGCCGAGCTCGACTCCGGTTACAACATACTGCTCCACGGTGACCACAGCGGTATTCACAATATGGGCGCAGGATGGCACGAGAAGCAGCTCTTCGAGAGCAACTTGCTTGCGCTTGCTAACTACGGTGCGGCATCGATAGTCTGGCATGTCGCGTGTCTTAGCGGGCATTTCGAGGATGCAGACTGTATCTCGGAAGTGGCTGTGCTTTCCGACAATAACGACAATGCCTTTGTCGCAATCGTTTCATCGCCGCGCATGCAGCCATACAACAGTGATGTCGAATACTTTATGGACGGACTCTACCCGTACATGACCGGGTCCAGTATCGAAATGAAGTATCTTGGCGAAGCCTTCACATATGCGGAGAATTGCGATTATAACACCTATGTAGCCAATCTGTTCGGAGATCCCTTTATGTTCGTCTGGAGGGATGATCCGGATCAGCTCTCCGTCTCCACACCCCTGATCAATCAGAACGCGGGAACCTTTAATCTCTCCGCGACGGTGTCCTGCTCGGGCACTCCCGTTCGAAACGCACTTGTGTGTGTCTATAAGGAGGGTGAGATATACACCGAAGCGACAACGGACCTGATGGGCTGCGTGACATTCACGGACCTCACCGCACTGGCACCCGGTAACCTCTATGTCACTGCCGTGAAGAGAGACGGATCGGGCAACGAGGTCGTAAACTACATCCCTGACGAAGCTATTGTATCCATCGTCCAGAGTACCGGCGTAATGCTCGATCTTAACGATCTTGCTGTCGATGACGGTGACGAAGGAGAGCTGAATCCGGGCGAGACGGTATACCTTGATCTGACCACTCTGAACACGGGTCTCACCGGTGCAACAAACGTGGACGCAACCCTGTCCTGCAGCGACAGCAGGATAGCGATACTCGACGGAAACTGTTCCGTGGGTTCCGTACCAGCGGGATTCTCAGTTCTCTCTGACAACGCTTTCCAGATCGAGCTGGAGGACAATCCCGCCAATCTTGATCCTGTTCTTCTCTCGGTACAGCACAGCTGCGGCTGGGATGACTGGACATCCGAATGGGTGCTGGACGTCTACAGCGGTGAAGTTGTTATGCCGGTGTACGAACTGGAAGCCGTTCACGAAGCCGGCAATACCCAGTTATCGATACACGTCGACCGAATCGTGATGGCGAACACCGGACGGGGCAACATATCGAACCTTACGCTCACAGCGGAGAATTTCTATCCTGTTCCAGGATTCATTGTCACAGGCGACCTGTCTGAGAGCATCACCGGAATTCAGGGTGGATCGGGCATCGAGCTGACCGATCCGTTGCTCGTAAGAATGGTTGATATTCCTGTGAGTAATCCCTGGGCAGATCCGCATCTGACCGGATGCACCTTCGATCTGACCCTGACAGATGCCTGGGGTAATATGTACCAGTCTGTCACAGTCGATCTTGAGGGAATACTGTCCAGCAGCACCCCTGCAGCTCCCACCGATCTGGCCCTTCACGCTGCTACTGACAGCACTCTGGTCATGGAGTGGAACGCCTCCTCGGCAACCAATGAGTTCTTTGTCCGTTACAGGTATACCGGTTCCATCGGCAGTTGGAACATGCTCCAGTGGAGCCCTGTTCCCACGGAGAACGCGATCATCGACCAACTGGACCCCGCCAAGGAATACGTCATCCGCGTAACAGGAATAGACGAGCTGGGCAGAGAGAGTGACTACGTTGAGACCAGCGAAGTGACATGCCTTGAAATACTCGCATCGACGCAGATGAACGGCACCTGTGCAGGACCTGTCGTATTCGATGACTGCATGTATGCAGTCACTTCAAACGGTTATTTTTACAGATGGGACTTGAGCAGCAACGGTCTTCCAACATCAACCTTTTATGCCGAATACTCCTTCACAGGCTGTGCGGCTGGAGACGTGGACAATGATGGTGACACGGACCTGGTCGCCGGCGCCATCAGTGAATCCGTTCCAGGCAAAGTCTACGTGATCATCTTCGAGAACGACGGTCATGGATCGATGAGCCTCGCCTACGAGATCGAGACCTCCGATCCGGGACAGACCCTGCGTGAATGCATAGGTATTCCGGTACTCGTCCAGGCAGACAATGGTTATCTTGAGATTGCGCTGGTAACATCAACGGTCTTCTACTCTTCTCCCGGCACAACCTGGTTCCACGTATGGAGGTACGAGTCCGATAGTGACAGCTGGGGAGAGCTCTTCACCGGCGGCCCGCAGGTCTTCGCCTACGGGAACAACCATCTCTCCTACACACCACCGGTCTCCATCGGGGATTTCGACTCTGACGGCAACCAGGAGATGGCTGTAGCCACTAACAACTCTTCCGCAAAGCCAACTCTCTACATCTACGATTTGGTTCCATCAGCCACATGCACCTCGGTTCAGCTCACACGCGATGAGAACTACAACGTTAGGACAACGCTTGCATCAGCTAAACACGGTGGAAAGACCTACGTGGCTGGAGTTCTGGCCTGGCACCAGAGCGGATCGGACTTGGAGAAGAGACGTCTGTTCCTTGTCGATCTCAGTATGCATCCATTCCAGGTGAGTTTAACGCCTGAGGAAAGCCTGAGTAGATTCAACTACAGTGATCAGTTCGGCGGAGGACCAGCATTCGCCAGGATCAACGGAGATCTGATTCCTGATCTGGTCTGCTGCCTCTCGGACAGGGTGAAGGTCTGGAGACTGAATCTCACGGAAATCAGCAGCTCGCCGGAGATGGAACTGGACCCGATCTTCATGAACTTCGACCAGAACATCACACCGACAGTGGTTAATGGAAGACTAAATAGCGATATATGCATAGGCATCGGCTACTCGACTCGAAACTACGGTTTCACTGCGTCTCCATCCTTCCATCTGATCCCGGGTCTGCCCATGTACAGCATGGACCAGGTCTTCGCTGCTCCCTTAATCGGTGACTACAAGGGAAATTCGAACCTGGAAATGATGATTATGGACAACTCCGGCCAGTTGAGAATACTCGATCTCGACGCATCTCCAGGCAGTGCCGAGTGGCCTGTCCTCCAGCATGACAACCAGCGTACCGGATTCTTTAACTTCACCGTGTTGGATTCAGGACCTGACCTCAGCATTTATTCGATCGAGCAGTGCGAGAACGCTTCCATCGACATTGACAACTCCGTTAGCTTCACTGTGACAGTGGAAGTCACAGGTACAGACGATAATTGTCAGGAAGCGGTATTGGCCGAATCCGCTATGGAATGCTGCATGATTTGCGAAACCGCGGAAGCATCAACAGTCCAGCGTGAACGGGCTTTCGATACGGCTGTGAGTACTTTCCTGGTAAAAGCCTACGTGAACAATTGCGAGGTCGCCAGCGAGCAGATGATTCTGGTCGATGGATACCAGGATGTCATCTTCAGTCTACCTGCGCATTCGGCCGAGGGTGTGGTCTTCGTCGTCG
- a CDS encoding EFR1 family ferrodoxin (N-terminal region resembles flavodoxins. C-terminal ferrodoxin region binds two 4Fe-4S clusters.) produces the protein MKTVIYWFSGTGNSLHVAKALQEGLDDVKLIPIAQALDGDLESSKRVGLVFPVYAWGPPAIVARFIEKLQFDTPDYMFAVATYGGAPGSTMAITSKMLKRRGLVLNAGFSVKMVENYPPMGGAPEEKKQGKINDAAEAVIAQIVAWIRESACGDFGKKNLFFSLIGRMVYPMFRKALSRQSGSKFYADEKCSSCGICVEVCPVKNVQLPEGEKPTWGNRCEQCFACFHWCPEKAVQTGRKTVDMVRYHHPGTSLKDLMLRQEQEIGGQDGNVT, from the coding sequence ATGAAGACGGTAATCTACTGGTTCTCAGGCACAGGCAACTCGCTCCATGTGGCGAAAGCACTCCAGGAAGGTCTGGATGATGTTAAACTGATTCCTATAGCGCAAGCGCTCGATGGTGATTTGGAATCATCAAAGCGAGTTGGATTGGTGTTTCCTGTATATGCCTGGGGACCCCCTGCAATAGTGGCAAGATTCATCGAAAAGCTTCAATTCGACACGCCGGATTACATGTTTGCGGTTGCGACATACGGAGGCGCTCCAGGTTCAACAATGGCAATAACCAGTAAGATGCTTAAACGAAGGGGGCTGGTACTGAATGCAGGCTTCTCGGTGAAAATGGTCGAGAACTACCCGCCCATGGGAGGAGCCCCTGAAGAGAAGAAACAGGGTAAGATTAACGATGCCGCCGAGGCTGTGATAGCTCAGATCGTAGCATGGATACGGGAAAGCGCATGTGGCGACTTTGGAAAGAAAAACCTGTTCTTTTCCTTGATTGGTCGCATGGTCTATCCGATGTTCAGGAAAGCCCTGTCGCGGCAGTCAGGCAGCAAATTCTACGCGGATGAGAAATGCTCCTCATGTGGTATCTGTGTTGAGGTTTGTCCGGTGAAGAACGTACAGCTTCCGGAGGGCGAGAAACCCACCTGGGGTAATAGGTGTGAGCAATGTTTCGCATGCTTCCACTGGTGTCCAGAAAAGGCTGTTCAGACCGGCAGGAAGACCGTGGATATGGTCAGGTATCACCACCCGGGAACCTCACTTAAGGATCTGATGCTGCGACAGGAGCAGGAGATCGGTGGACAGGATGGCAATGTAACTTAA